ATATTTATTATTTTTTTCACGCCATTGATTCACTAACCCGGATTTCTAATCCGCGTCTCATTCGGGCTCTTTTCAGGGGATATTGTTGCATGACTTTTTTCCGCCCGTGAAAAATACCTCCATGTTCATCTTAATCATATTTTACTTATTTTCAAATAAGAACACCTTAAAAAAAGCTGACTTGAACAACTGTTCAAAGATGCGGCTCTCAAGCTATTCGCGTCAGCATCGGGCGGAGTTATGATACTTCCGGGAAAAGTCTTGTCTGACTGTCCATATGAGACATGTCATTCTTCCTTCCGCGTGCGCTGTCGCCGTCGCGGCCTCCTGCCACCCCGTCCTCGCCCAACAGGCGGCTCCCGCCGCGGCTGCCCCTGCCTACCTGAACACGGAACGCGGCCTGCGCGTGAAAACCCTGGAAGGCAGGGAAATAAGCCCCAGCCTGATGAAAGGAATGCGCCCGGAAGAACAAATCACCAGGAGGACGCCCGGCGTCCCCACCAGGCCCAGCGTGCTGCTCCAGCATGAGGGCAGGCCCTCCGCCCCCGGCATGGAATGGTTTGCGGCCAGGCCGCTCAAGATGATGCCGTATCTGGACAGTTCCTACGTCTTCGGCAATACCTGCGCGGAACCGGACGCCTGGATACGGGAAGACATGATTTCCACCGGAGCGCAGAAGCTCAAAACCGCCCTTTCCAGGTACGGCATCACTTATTCCGCCCAGTTCGGATTCAATTACACGGGGCTGACGGGCGGCGGCCTGAACGGAAAAACGGATTTCCCCTCCTACAATGGCTCCCTGCTGACCAATATCACCATCTTCCGCAATCATTCCACGGGCAGCGGCCTGTACCTGGCCTCCGAATTCGATTTCGGCAACGGCTTTGACTTCAATGAAGGCAGCCAGGGCCCCCAAACCACGCTGGGTTCCCTCCAGAACCCCACCAGTTCCTTCCAGGGCCCGCACCCCCACCTGAGCAATCTGAGCCTGGCATGGGTGGGCGCGGGGGGAAAGCTCCTGCTGATGGCGGGGCAGCTGGACACCACCAACTACATGGACCACAACGCCTACGCCAATTCCCACAACAATAACCTCACCAACAGCGTTTTCGGCAATAATCCCGTACTCCCCCTGACGGATAATTCCCTGGGGTTCCATTTCGCGTGGCAGCCCACTACCTCCTTTTACGTGATGGGCGCCACCGCCGCCAATAACATGACCCAGAATCACAATCCTTTCCGGAACCTGAATTCCGACAACTGGACGAACGTGCTTGAATTCGGCTACATCGCGGAAGATTTCTGCAACATGGGCCCCGGCGTGTACCGCCTCCAGCCCTTTTTCACCACCAGCAACGGAGAAAACGGGGGCGGCGTGGCCGTGAACTTCCAGCAGCAGCTGGGCCGCGGCAGCCACCTGGGGTGGTTCTTCCGCGGCGGCTGGGCAAGCGATGACGCCGCCACGCTGACCGGCGTGCGCTGCGCGGCCACCACGGGGCTGGTGCTTCTCTCCCCCTTCCGGGGAAAAGGCGCTTCCAATGACGGCTACCTGGGCCTCGGCCTCCTCTGGCAGCAGGGGGCCAAAAAGAACGGCCCGTACGTGAACAGGAATGAATACGGCATTGAATTGACGTACGTGGCCCAGGTGACGCCCACCATGACGCTCCAGCCTGATATTCAGCTTGTCAAGAATCCCGTCAATGGCCGCCGGGGGCAAACGGCGGTGGTTTTCCAGATCCAGAACGTCTGGTCCTGGTAAACGCCCTCCCGGAAAATTGGAAAATATTGATCGCATTTCCCGGAAATCCTGTCTAAATGGAAATGTTCTTATTTGGACCACGCACATGAAGCGCACTCAGCAACCTTCCATGCAGGAGGCGGAGCAGGCCTCCCTGAATCATGAGATTTTAACTACATGGCGTCCCGGGGAGACTCTGGGGGAACACATGGAGCGCCGCGGCGTCAGCCGGCGCGAATTCAACAAATGGTGCCTGAAAATGATCTCCCTGATGGGCGTCGCCACGGTGACGGGCGGCGTTTCCAACGCCCAGGAGATTGCGGATAAAATGGCCGCATTGAAACGGCCCGTAGTCGTCTGGCTCCAGCTCCAGGAATGCACCGGATGCCTGGAAAGCACCATCCGCAGCTATAACGAGGAAATCGGGGACATGGTGCTTTCCGCCGTCTCCATGCCTTACGTGGAACTGCTGATGGCCCCTTCAGGGGAGGCCGCCAACCAGGCTCTGGAAGACGCGGTCAGGGAGCCCCACATCCTCGTCATCAACGGGTCCGTCCCGGTCCATGACGGCGGGGTGTACTGCACTATAGCCGGGGATACCGTGGAAAACATGCTGCGCCATTGCGCGGAAAACGCCTCCTATATCCTGGCCGTGGGCTCGTGCGCGTACTTCGGCTCCATCCAGGCCGCGCGCCCCAACCCTACCGGGGCCGTGGGCATCCGGGACATCCTGACGGACCGCACGGTCATCAACGTGCCCGGCTGCCCGCCCATCGGGGACGTGATTACGGCCGTCATCATGTACATCCTTACGTTTGACCGCGCCCCGGAATGCGACCAGGAGTCTCGCCCGCTGATGGCGTACGGCACCCGCATCCACAATAATTGCCCGCGCCGCGCCCATTTCGACGCCGGACAG
This region of Akkermansia muciniphila genomic DNA includes:
- a CDS encoding carbohydrate porin, whose protein sequence is MRHVILPSACAVAVAASCHPVLAQQAAPAAAAPAYLNTERGLRVKTLEGREISPSLMKGMRPEEQITRRTPGVPTRPSVLLQHEGRPSAPGMEWFAARPLKMMPYLDSSYVFGNTCAEPDAWIREDMISTGAQKLKTALSRYGITYSAQFGFNYTGLTGGGLNGKTDFPSYNGSLLTNITIFRNHSTGSGLYLASEFDFGNGFDFNEGSQGPQTTLGSLQNPTSSFQGPHPHLSNLSLAWVGAGGKLLLMAGQLDTTNYMDHNAYANSHNNNLTNSVFGNNPVLPLTDNSLGFHFAWQPTTSFYVMGATAANNMTQNHNPFRNLNSDNWTNVLEFGYIAEDFCNMGPGVYRLQPFFTTSNGENGGGVAVNFQQQLGRGSHLGWFFRGGWASDDAATLTGVRCAATTGLVLLSPFRGKGASNDGYLGLGLLWQQGAKKNGPYVNRNEYGIELTYVAQVTPTMTLQPDIQLVKNPVNGRRGQTAVVFQIQNVWSW
- a CDS encoding hydrogenase small subunit, whose protein sequence is MKRTQQPSMQEAEQASLNHEILTTWRPGETLGEHMERRGVSRREFNKWCLKMISLMGVATVTGGVSNAQEIADKMAALKRPVVVWLQLQECTGCLESTIRSYNEEIGDMVLSAVSMPYVELLMAPSGEAANQALEDAVREPHILVINGSVPVHDGGVYCTIAGDTVENMLRHCAENASYILAVGSCAYFGSIQAARPNPTGAVGIRDILTDRTVINVPGCPPIGDVITAVIMYILTFDRAPECDQESRPLMAYGTRIHNNCPRRAHFDAGQFVNVFDDENARECFCLYKVGCKGPDTFSPCPIVKWNGGVSFPIQSGHPCIGCTELHFFDRMTPFYKTLPNVNGFGVEASANVIGAVGVAGAGAAIAAHAVGSVIHYKKQHMKEEANVSLPAFGDAPGSPDKETEE